The DNA segment TGCTACCATCTATAGACTATAGTCTACGAAATAATACTCTTTTTGAAAAAGTGTATATTGTCACTATCTGAAAAATGGATGTTTTATTACCATCCATATCTCAACTGTTGTAACATATTATAGACAGTGACTAATTTTTACTAATCAAACAAGGACTATTGTATCTCTTGCACTTTCACATTACATTCCAGAAAATCCATTCCAAAAGGAATGCAATAATGAAAGTGGTGTGAATAAATGCCtcaaacaaattttcatttttttttaaaagctaacCTCTTTAAAAAGAGTATTCAAACAGGCCCCAAGTCTCAACCAGATTAACCATCCAGCCCTTGCAAGCTGTAGAAAGCATTCAAACTCAAAGCACTATTTCCCTAGGCTACAGCAACTCCCTGAATCATAATCATTATACTGAAAACAATAACATGTGGCTGATACAATAAAGTAAGCACACTCATCAAGGACTAACATCTCCAACCCTCCAAAGACTACACATTGGCATATTATTGAGCACTAAAAAGAACATAATCGACTAGGCAATAATTGGACCAAAAACACGGAGCTGGTCGGGTACTGTATTATTATGGCTATGTCACCATCGATTCCATATCAAATCAGTACTCTTCCcactttttaacattttcttctcatatggatatataaacaaatatatggagagagagagagagagagagagattagaAACATTGTGAAAGAGAATAATAGCTAAGATTGAAATTTATGATCCAGTCAATGTGAGAACAATGAATGGTGAACTCAGTCAGACTGGTAATTGTGCAATtaggaaaattaaattaaacattctTATAGGGGGAAAGGCATAAATAGCCCACATGATGTGAAGTGAGAAAATAGCAGAGAATATGATATGAAGGAATCAAGCTTTGGCATTGTTTGTAAAGTCAGCACAAGTCTGGCAGCTGCAATCTGAAAAGCGGCAGATATCACAGCCAAAGCACACACAAGAAGTGCAACCTTTGCATGTTGGAGAACGAGTGCATCCCCTGTAAACTCTACGGCTTgctctttcttcttcatcatcacaCGTAATTCTGAAAAAAGTTAACATTAATAATTGCCCCCCAAATACTATATAACAATATAGTTTTAGTAAAGGTGAACATGCAAATAACATATACAAGCCAATGATGTCTATAACTAAGCCAATTTAATACTACCTCCGTctcatttggaagaaaaaaattgtctcaAAATAAGTGTCGCATTTGACTTttcaatgtaaaattaattgatcTTTTTTACCAATACCCTTAACAAATGTTACTTTAGTTTTTGAATCTAATATTAATACTATTTAATAAGATTAGTCTTGTAAAACTACCactttctttcatttatttattagatttcCTTGATCGGTGTAATTCAACTTAGGATGACACTTATTTTGGGACAGTGGGAGTAAATGATAATGttggatataaaataaaaccattCATGTACTTGAGTACTGTTACCTAACAACATAAGCTTTCAGATAATTATTTGTAATAGATTCCTCACCCCCAAAGTGGGGGGCAACAATCTATCCATTTTCATTGGTAGCAAAACTCAAGCAAggtattttttactattaaaataaaaaggtgaCGGTGAACAGTCAGAAAAGGGGAAAAGGAGAAAATGGACAGTGCACTGATAACTGGAAATAACGTGTAATGGCAGAGCAAATTGATGGTATACATCAAAGTCAACAAATAATGTAGTTCTAGAAGCTATCAACTATGATAACAGCATAAGCAACAGTGTCTGTTAAGCCAATTGAAGCTATATATCTCACTGCAGAGGGCATAATAGTCTAAGTAGCATCAGTGGTAATAGATGAAAGATGAACATGTTGGCAAAATAGTTGTAAAAAGCTATATTATAACTTTGGAGCAAGATATCACTGTGCATTTGGTtcaagaaaatgttttctattttcacttttaatttaaaaaatgtcacctggtttttattttgctttctattttaagaaatttgaataggaaacaataaaaacaacttttttattgtttttatcacTGTTTCCCATACAAATTTCTGAAAACAGGAAACAAAGTGAAAATAaggtaatatttttgtaattaaaaatgaaaataaaatatattttctcagACCAAAAGCTCCCACGGTTTTGTAATAGTTCCATTCTAAAttcaagagaaaagaaaatcaagggAACAAGACCCATACAGGAAAAATCCCTGAATATATTTTActacataaattttaatgagCAAGTTGAATGGAATCTCCATACAGCATCACTCCCAGTAACGACACTAAGACCTATTTTTGTACTACATCGCTATACCTAAATCGTGTCCAAATATACTACCTTGGGAGAGTCTTATTTTTGCCAAAATGTGATTTGCTAAACAAAGCTATTCAATCTACTACAAGCAACAGCTCAATTCACAATtttgaaaacttcaaatgaTCACCAATCATTCTATTTCAATCCATATATTCATAATTGTAGGCTATAATATCATGCACTGCAATTGCACTCATGATTCCCTTTATATGAACTTATCAAATGCCAGCTTCAGTATATTTTCGTCCCTCTTCCACTTTGGAGTTCCTGTATTATTCCCGCTTCGGGCCAAATTGAAACATTGGTAGCTATGTACTTGTAACAAATGACACATTTAAGTCTGTATATGGATTTCAACTAACTTGTGTACACATACAaccaaacacataaaaaaatggagaaaaaatTGCTTCAGAACAAGTTCTGGTTAAGCTCTCCCAGCTTGAGACATACATGATAGACCATATACTATAGCTTGCATGACACTCTGCAAATTAGCAAGTATTGGCTAGTATAGCTTCAGGTCTTACACAAggttaagaaagaaaagatCGTTATTGCCTCAGCTTGGGAAGTGGCCACACCATTTCCATCAATAAAACAAATCATAACCGTAAATAAATGCATTCAAAGCAAGGTGAATTTATTAACATCAACCTAATAGATGGGCATTATAACACCAAGTGAACAACATTAAAAACATGACTTGCTCAtttgtattttagtttttagtaaAAGAGTACTATAAGAgagaaaagtaaataaaacataCTTGTCATATGGAAGATCAGAACATTTCCAATTTGCATCTGCTAAAGCATCATGGTGAATGCGGCATTCCTCTTTAGTCCTCAGACGAAACCTACGCTCTTTATTGCAACTAGTGCAGCGAACAAACTCATCACGGTGACAAGCCCGGCCATTTTGGGATCTATGGGAGCCATTTGCAGCTTTTGACACCTGATTGTAGTATTTGAGCAGCACTGTTTTACACAATGGAACCTTCTCACCATTAACAATTACCCAGACATTATTCTTCCATTTCCTGGCAGTCTCTCTTCCAGAGTGTTTCTCAAATGCAGAAGGAGTCAACTTGTCTatcaataaaacaattttaatgcaAATAAAGTGGTCATTCAGGAGGAAAACatatcataaaaagaaaaaaaaatgatgaaacacTGCATAGCATACAAAGTTTAGAATCAaaatcagaaagaaaaaaaggtttttctttttcaagaattAGACTATTAGAGTTTACTGTTCCCCCTCAAAACTAAAATCTCCTAATTTTTACCCACACTTAATCATGTGGCCTCTTCCCTAATTGTTGATCTCTCAGTgctttcaaattcaaatcctaTTGGCATGGTATAACATTACTCAATGAAAATTATATCCTAAAGTCGGTATTTCATGTATAAATTGTAGAAACAGTTACTTAAATATATCTCATGCCGAGCGGCGAACAAGATTTCCAAAGTAACTATCACTACTTTTTGTCTTTCTTTAAATTAGTTAATCCTCGTGCATTAGAAGACGTATTAGTCATTCTCTCTGGACAGATACCATACAAGTTCTactttatacatatatatgattGTGCAAGCAAAACAACACAGACATAGGATACATGGAACAAATACAACTTGACAAAGCATATACATAGTGACTGCAAGAATTAGATTCTATGGTCAACCTCTGCCGAAGGCACTCATTCACCTCAGTCCCCAACAATTAAAAACTACTCAAGTGGCCCGAATGAATGGTCCAagccaaacacaaatagcaatCAATCACATTCACACATAACACGAGACAGCATATATTTCATCAAAGACAAGAACCAAACATATGATCAAAACTCATTACATATTATAGACAATACCATAGGATCACACAAACAGTTTACTCTGCCAAACAGACTTGGATCACTTTCAACAAACATAGACTCATAGACTCGGATCACTTTCAACAAACATAGAGTAACGATATAATATAATGGTTATGCCACGTTATTAtatacaaacaacaaaaaaggtCTACTTCATCAAGTAACAAGCCACGTTTAAACTCACAAAAAGACACGGtgtgatttaaaaaaatcttccaCAATTGcacacaacaaaaacaaacacccctCCAAGCCCGATCGTATAGTACACCAAACCAACGAGTTCAGTGAGACAAATCAACATACACTTCAACTGTATGAAGCATGAACCCACCATCACAAACTCACAACCAAAAGCCAGATCATAATGACACCCATCAACGTCAAAAAAACTCACCTCATCACAAACTACAAACatgcacacacacataaaacacaaaacacaaaccaaaaaccaaaaacagAAAACCGTGATCtttggagagagaagagagacctTCTTGGCAACCAGGGGTGCATTCGCAAGTGATTTCAAGGTACCCATTAACGAAAACCCTAAGTCTTCCCACAGCGTCACCGTATCTATGGCTCGTGCACCCGCACGTGACTTCGACACAGTCCCCAACACGCTTAACCCCACTCACCTCTCTCAGCTCCTCCTCGCTGAACAACGTCGTCAAcccactttctctctctaaccCGTTCGCCATTTTCCCCACCAAAAGACTCTGTTTTTGCCCAGAAAACTATGTGGGTAACGCGATGCCGAGGAAGACCCAACACCACGTTAAGCCTTGAGATCTGACAGAGAAAACGTCTAAAtgtttgagagagagagaagagagagagagagagagaagggttgGGTTGGTGATGGGGTTGAATGAATATAATGAATGAGCTGGCGTAGAGAAACAAATGTCGTGTGTGTGAGGTGAAGGGGTTAAAGACTTAGGGTGCTACTTGCAATGCATGATATGACATGATAGGAGGGAAGATATATAATATAGAGAGAGAAGGAGAGAAATGAATAAAGTTTATAGGCGAAATCCTCTCATGAAATCAGCCTAGGTTTTTGATattcgtgttttttttttttgttcggaGTTTATTGATGTGTTTTTTAATTCACTTgcattaaaaactaattatatttatatttttcaagaaaattttACAATGATATTTGGGGGCGTGATTACTCGCTTGATATATCATGATCTTGTATTAAATAATGGAACGGATTTAGATGGAAAAGAGgatattttttgagaaaaaagaggatattttttgagaaaaaaggggagacataaaaaaataaaggtgggGTTTTGCCGTTTTGGAAGGAGAATTTGATTCTCTTCTGCATAAACTGCAATTCGTTTTTACGATATGATGGGTGTGGGTTAAATTTTCACGAGTTTGTCAAATGGTAACCAAAACAAGCAAACTGCAAAAGGGTTCGGTTCAACTTGAACTGGTTTTAATGCAATATAAGGTAAGACAgaagtatataattaaaattgttatactaatattattatttggacTAATTTGGTCATATACGTGTACATGTTTATGGTGGTAAAGGAGATTTTACGTTCCAACCTTCAAGAGACATTATATGCATTCAGAATTTAAATCCTCTTTATGTTGTTTTGTCATACTCTTCACAATTAATAAGATTACTTAGTGATGAATGATGatatatgcaaatgcaatgaCCAAGAATAAATAAAGGGACGAGTTTATTAGACCAAAGACAGTGACTAGATAACTCATAATGTATATGCAATATTGAACCAGAAAGTAATGGTAATTTTTCCCATTTTGTTTTGATTACTAGAATTACATCAGAAGTTACTACAGCTAGCCACAACCACCATGGTGataatatatagtatatacGTTAAAACTTGTAACAAGACATGGTGATGAAAGAGGAGAATTGATTCTATTTCTATCTCTCTATATATGGCAGAAGACTTCTGAAGCCCAGCTAGCCACAAGTACTAAATGTGTgtgaaaaaatttcatttaagaCTAAATTGGTAAAGTCTTTATTTGAGAACTTGTGACAGACACCCTGAATAAAGTTCTCAACTCTCTTTACCGGGACTCGATCAAAATGGCGTGATAGTTTTATCAAAGGAATATACCTTTCCCTTAATCAGGTACTACATGAAAATCTcccccagaaaaaaaaaaaaaaagaaatcaaaaatattcttttgaTTATTCACAAGAATGCAAATTACTAATATATATCTTAGTTGCTGCACACTGTCAGGACTAATGCTTTTTAAGCTCTGAATTTGTTTTAGCTTCCACTTCATATGGTGGCAGTTTTCAATAACGTGCTTTTGTTCTATTTTTCCCAGAAAATGTAAATTAAACCATTATATAGTTAGCAAGGTTTAAAAAAAACGGTATAGAACATCAaagtttttgaaatttctgtAACCACAACAGGATTGTAATTGCGACCACATCATTTacatttatatgtaattttctaCGATATTAAAGATCATGACAAACCTGCGACTTtgaccacaatttaaaacctaCCAGCCAAACGAAGGGGTTCTAATTAAACTCTTGGTTGCATTTTAAAGACTTAAGCCTGTTACCATTTTTAGATTTCTAAAATGCACACTATTGTCCATTAGTTACCCCAAGCCAATAATAATGCACATCATGTTACCCGAAGTATCAAGAAAGTAGAAACCAATTAATATTCTCATACATGGTATCCTAATATTGCCCGTTTAATTACGTCCTAAGAGAAGTGTAGGCAACTTTGACGCCGCAACTTAGGCAGACAAATTGCAAATACTAGGTGGCTGGTCTTGTCTCCTACCACTCTACTTACTAGCTAATATCCCATACATGTCTGTTCTGCAACTAAAAGTGTAGGCAAAGTGTGCCATTCTCTAGATTTGATTCTGGAGAATATTTAGCAATTAGAGAAGCCGTTGATTAAGAAATCTATGTCTGGTCCAGCAGTTATTATTTCGTTCTTCACATTTTGTCTCAACTCAACCACTAAAGATTTTTGCTCCTCTCAGTGTATCTATAATCTATATGTACTTCTTTCATTAAAATCATGATTCATGACATTTTTTACTTTGTCTGAATTAAAGTCTTAAAAGTCTCCATAGCTCGCCTTAATTACTAGGATGTCGTTTATATAAGAATCGGTATTTTTTATAGACTGAGTTTTCTTGTATTCGCACATTCAGTTAATCACAAACTTTAAATGTAGATTTTTGATTCATGAATGTGTGAACATGAGAAATTTCTTTATGAATTCTTgcagaatattttttaattattttaaaaatctaacATGTTAACAAAGTTCATAGCCTATTTGTGGTTGTTTTCTTGGTTTGTATAGGAAATCTTCGTCATTATTTTTCCCAACCTTGCTTAATgttaattggtttatttttttggatccCCATCCACAAAGTGATTGATATCAGAGTTGAGATTATTACAGAGGCACATCTTTATCTTTGAAAGGAACTTTTGCATTTTGGTTTTTAGCTTTCAATTACATAACTTAGCTAGTTGATTGGGCCCCCCAGATAGGGCAGGGGTGGGCGCATGAACTTCTGTTGGTGCCCGAAGCTGCTATAATACCGTCATGATTTTACCAAAGTGCACAAGATATGTATGAATTCCATTGTCTCATAATCTTTTATATCATGGGATATGATATAGGCCAcaataagaaagaaaaggcaaaagggtattttttttttttaccat comes from the Glycine soja cultivar W05 chromosome 6, ASM419377v2, whole genome shotgun sequence genome and includes:
- the LOC114417246 gene encoding protein ULTRAPETALA 1-like, which produces MANGLERESGLTTLFSEEELREVSGVKRVGDCVEVTCGCTSHRYGDAVGRLRVFVNGYLEITCECTPGCQEDKLTPSAFEKHSGRETARKWKNNVWVIVNGEKVPLCKTVLLKYYNQVSKAANGSHRSQNGRACHRDEFVRCTSCNKERRFRLRTKEECRIHHDALADANWKCSDLPYDKITCDDEEERASRRVYRGCTRSPTCKGCTSCVCFGCDICRFSDCSCQTCADFTNNAKA